The following are from one region of the Dermacentor albipictus isolate Rhodes 1998 colony chromosome 5, USDA_Dalb.pri_finalv2, whole genome shotgun sequence genome:
- the LOC135916252 gene encoding zinc finger C4H2 domain-containing protein yields the protein MTDEATIMGKLECLKEIRARTVQMEKLKSRLRSEIESTESEERCLQEYRHEMELLLQEKMAHVEELRQIHADINVMETVIKQSEEDRNKHLDGAKQMHHEYKPLKDLVDRLRLEIGLSKLPELHEEDQTFKPEFFEKQKTEWHQSDMTEAALPPSLAAAVQQMQQPGRSKALAERPQPSAFRQQPPPMKACLSCHQQIHRNAPICPLCKAKSRSRNPKKPKRKLED from the exons ATGACGGATGAAGCGACAATCATGGGAAAACTAGAGTGCCTCAAGGAAATAAG GGCCCGCACTGTTCAGATGGAAAAGCTCAAGTCAAGGCTTCGCAGTGAGATAGAGTCAACAGAGAGCGAAGAACGATGCCTCCAAGAATACAGACATGAAATGGAACTGTTGCTTCAAGAGAAGATGGCCCATGTTGAAGAGCTGAGACAGATTCATGCTGACATCAATGTG ATGGAGACAGTGATCAAGCAGTCCGAGGAGGACAGGAACAAGCATCTGGACGGCGCCAAGCAGATGCACCACGAGTACAAGCCGCTCAAGGATCTGGTCGACAGGCTCCGGCTGGAGATTGGCCTCTCCAAGCTGCCCGAGCTACACGAGGAGGATCAAACATTCAAGCCAGA gtttTTCGAGAAGCAGAAGACCGAGTGGCACCAGAGCGACATGACCGAAGCAGCCCTGCCCCCTTCCCTGGCCGCAGCGGTGCAGCAGATGCAGCAGCCGGGGAGGAGCAAGGCTCTCGCCGAACGCCCGCAGCCCTCGGCCTTCCGTCAGCAGCCTCCACCTATGAAG GCATGCCTGTCCTGTCACCAGCAGATCCATCGCAACGCACCCATCTGTCCCCTGTGCAAGGCCAAGAGTCGTTCCAGGAATCCCAAAAAGCCCAAGCGCAAGCTGGAAGATTAA